CGACGACGAGGCCCGCCCCGCCTGCTTCGACCCCGACCACCCCGACTGCCAGGGCTGCGCCGAGGACGTCCGGGACGGCACGGTCGAGACCTGGTAAACGACGTTTTTACTGTCGTTCGAGAGAGCGGAGCTCTCTCGTGATGACGAAAGACGCCGGAGGCGTCTTTCGAACCACGGGGGGTTCCTCGCGAGCCTTCGGGTCGCTGCACTCGCGGTGTGCTCTGAGAGCTCGTGACACTCGTTCACCGGACCCACGCTCACTCCGTCCGCGCGGGCTCCGACGGCCATCCTCCGGGGAACCTGCGACTCCCCGCTGTGTGACCCGGTCGCTGCACTGGAAACGGTGGCCGCCGAGGAGGTGTTCGACGCCCTCGACCCCTTCAGCGTGGACGATGCGGTCCGCGAGCGCGACGACGACGTCGTCGTCGGACCCGCTGGCTTCGAGTGGGACGAGCGCTCGGCTCGCGTGTCACACCAATTCGGACGGCGACCGAACGCTCGTCGTCCCGAAGTCGGAGGCCCAGCGCGTCCGCGAAGTCGCCGCGGAACTACGGGAACGGATCGGTTCTGACCGGTCCGCGAGCGCGTCAGTCCCGGCCGAGCGCGTCCCGGTAACGGCCGATCATCGTCTCGGCCAGTCGCCGCTCCACGGGCGTGAACCCCAGACGGCGGAGGACGAGGGCGTACGCCGTCAGGCCGAGCAGCGTCCCGACCGCCGGCGCGGCGGGCGCCGGAAGCGTCGCGTGCGCCCCGAGCGTGACGACTGCGAGCGGGACGGCCGCGGCGACGGGCCGGAGGTGCAGGCGCGTGAACGGCTGTAGCCCCTCCAGGTAGTACAGCACGACGACTTCGAGCCCGTTGTTCACCGCGTACATGAGGAAGTAGCTCAGGACGAGTCCGGGCAGTCCGTACCGGATCGTGAGGGGTACCGCGATCGCCGCCAGGACGGCGGTGATCGCCACGTTGACGATCAGGTAGGCCCGCTGGTTGTCGGTCATCATCAACAGGAGGCCGACGCTCCCGGCCGCACACGCGACGTACTGGGCGAGGAGAAAGCCCGGGAGCAGCGCCGCGTACTCGACGAACGTGGGGCCGAACAGCCCGAGCGCGGCCTCTCGGTACACGAGCAGCGGGATGGTGATCCCCGTGACCCCGACGAGGACGAGCCGGCTCGTGACCTGATACAGCCGGCGGAGCGCGTCCCGGTGGCCGGCCTCGTGGAGGGCGGCCATCACGGGCGGGATGAACTGGTTGACGCCCAGAAGCGGGAGGCGAACGAGCAGGCCGAGGAGGACGGCGACGGCGAAGACGCCGCCAGCGACGCCCGAGAGGAACAGGGCGATCAGCGGGTAGAAGCCGAACCGCTGCGTGACAGTGGCGAACCCGCCCGCGAACAGCGGCAGCGAGTAATCGACGTACCGACGCCAGATCCGCCCGCCGTCGGCGCCCGGTGCTCGCGGCCGAAGGCCCCTGTTCCGGGCCAGCCAGCCGGTCGCGGTCAGTCCGACTGCGCCCATCGCGAGGACCACGCCGCCGGCGACGAACACCAGGTCGCCGACGAGGACGCCGACGGCGCCCACGGCGAGCTGTGCGACCGGAAAGCCGACGCGGAGGGTGAGCGTGAGCGGGACGACTTCCTCGAGGCCGCGCAGGACCTCCGTGACGGTGAACAGCCAGACGCTCGCCGGCAGCCCCACGGCGAAGACCCGGAGCAGCGTCTGGAACTGCGGGCCCTCGCCGGCGGCGCGCGTCACGTGCGGCACCGCGACGTAGAGCGCGGTCCCGAAGACCGTCGCGACGCCGACCAGCAGGAGGCTCGCCACGGTGACGAGCGCGTCGCGCTCGGCCGTCGACTCCGCCGCCGGGAGGAACCTGCTGAGGCCGCGCCGGAACCCGAGCGCGACGTGGAGGAGGAACCGCTGGAGCCGCCTCGCGACCGCGAACGTCCCGTATGCTCCGGCAGTGAATCCGTTAGTCAGGACGGCGGTGAACGCCAGCGCCAGCCCCCGCCGGACGAGGATGCCCGGGACCGAGACGGTCGCGCCGTGGGCGACCCGTTCGAGCGCGTCGTCGAGGCGCTGCTCGACGGGGTCGGGCGCGGACGCCGAACGCTCGTGGCGGTCGCCGTCGGCCCGGTCCGCGTCGGCTCCTGCCGTCGTCTCCAGCCGATCGTCGGCCACGGACGTAGCTATCGGGTCGGCAGCAAAAGCTCGCCGATACGGCGTCGAACGCGGTGAAAAAACGGCGTGTCCACTCGCGGGCCGCGGGGCGGGCTCAGCCCCAGAAGTTGTCGCGGCTGCCGAGGCGCTGGCGCTCGGGTTCGCCGTCCGCTCCGGCGGACGCGTCGCCCTCCTCGTCGGCGTCGGCGTCTGCCTCGTCGGCGTCGGCGCCCTCGCCCTCGTCCTCGTCGAGTTCCAGGCGCTCCAGCTCCTCAGCGCGGGCGTGGTTGGACCGCACCTTCGTCACCTTCACGCGGGCCTTCGCCGGCGGGAGGACGCCGTCCACCATGATGATGAACCCGTCGCCCGTCCGACCGACGCCGGCGCCGCTCTCGTGGATGTCCTCGACCTCGACGACGACCTCCTCGCCGGGCTTGACCGGCTGGCTCTTGAGGTCCTCGATGGGCTGGTTGTAGTGCTTGCACCACTCCTTGCCACCCCGGTCGCCGTAGTGGGTGCAGCCCATGCCCTCGATCCGCTCGGTGAATTCGGGGCACTCGTCCGCGAGTGGACAGTCAGCCATGAATCTCGCTAACGGACCCGGCGCTAAAACAGTTGCGTCACCGTCCGACGGCGCGTTCGCGCGTCGCTGCCCTCGACGTCAGCCGGGAGGGCGATCACACCGGCCGGCCGTACGTCCCGCCCCGCTCGTCCGGGTCGACGACGATGGCCACGGTGGGTTCGTCGACGTCGGTCGGGCACTCCCCGGCCCGCTCGACGGCGTAAGTCACGGGCGCGGTCTGGTTCCGGTCGCGGTCGAGGTGGAGCGTGAGGTGCATCGGGACCGTTCCGCCGCCGCCGATGCTCTGGGGATAGCCGTACCGCTCGCCCGGCGTGCTGAGTGAGACGCCCGCGTGGCGCTGGACGACGCCGTCGCCGTCGACGACACAGGCCACCACCTGGGGCGGATCGAGCGCGCGGCGGAAGACGAACTCGTTGGTCGCCGTGAGCGTCCCGACCCGCTTCTCGACGCCCGGGACGTGGTTGTCCGGGTACTCCCCGGTCGGCGGCTCGACCGTGACCGACTCGTTGGTCTCCAGGTCGTAGGTCACGCCGCCGCCGACGGCGTCGGCGCCGACGAGGGCGACGCCCACGACGGCTAGGACGGCGACGACCGACGCCGCGGTCCGGACCGGCAGGGCGAACCCGCGCTCGCGCAGGAGGTAGCCGAGCCCGACGAACAGCGCCGCGGAGACCGCCAGCAACAGGAACGTGCCCGTGTCCTCGATCGGGTAGTTGCTGACGACGTACCCGAGGCCGACGAGGTAGGCCCCGCCGGAGAGGGCGAAGGCGACGGCGTCGAGGACGTCCCGCTCGGTCGCCACGCCGACGGCGAAGAAGGCGACGAACGCGAGAAAGAGCAGGGCGGCCTTGACGGTGATCGACAGCCCGAACACCAGGTCGCGCATGAAGTAGACGAGCGAGGCAATGGCCAGCGCTACGCCGATCGCGTAGAGGAGTTTGCCGCTGTCGAACTCGAAGTCCATGTGTCGTCCACCACAGACCCAGTTGTAATCACTGTTCTCGTGGGTTCGACGGCGATTTGAGCGACCGCTGCGGCAGACGTGCGGGAAGCGAGAGAAGCGTTAGTCCCCGGCCGCCGACTGCCCGGACCCGGCACCCGGACTGGCCGACAGCGGCGTCACGCGTACCTTTTTCCCCGTCGGGTTTCCTCGCTCGCTCCGCTCGCTGCGGGAACCCTCGGGCAAAAATCTACGCTAAAAAGTCCGCGACTCGCTTCGCTCGTCGCGGCGAACCGCGCTCACTCCGTTC
This genomic interval from Halomicrobium urmianum contains the following:
- a CDS encoding lipopolysaccharide biosynthesis protein, with translation MADDRLETTAGADADRADGDRHERSASAPDPVEQRLDDALERVAHGATVSVPGILVRRGLALAFTAVLTNGFTAGAYGTFAVARRLQRFLLHVALGFRRGLSRFLPAAESTAERDALVTVASLLLVGVATVFGTALYVAVPHVTRAAGEGPQFQTLLRVFAVGLPASVWLFTVTEVLRGLEEVVPLTLTLRVGFPVAQLAVGAVGVLVGDLVFVAGGVVLAMGAVGLTATGWLARNRGLRPRAPGADGGRIWRRYVDYSLPLFAGGFATVTQRFGFYPLIALFLSGVAGGVFAVAVLLGLLVRLPLLGVNQFIPPVMAALHEAGHRDALRRLYQVTSRLVLVGVTGITIPLLVYREAALGLFGPTFVEYAALLPGFLLAQYVACAAGSVGLLLMMTDNQRAYLIVNVAITAVLAAIAVPLTIRYGLPGLVLSYFLMYAVNNGLEVVVLYYLEGLQPFTRLHLRPVAAAVPLAVVTLGAHATLPAPAAPAVGTLLGLTAYALVLRRLGFTPVERRLAETMIGRYRDALGRD
- a CDS encoding aluminum activated malate transporter family protein, whose amino-acid sequence is MDFEFDSGKLLYAIGVALAIASLVYFMRDLVFGLSITVKAALLFLAFVAFFAVGVATERDVLDAVAFALSGGAYLVGLGYVVSNYPIEDTGTFLLLAVSAALFVGLGYLLRERGFALPVRTAASVVAVLAVVGVALVGADAVGGGVTYDLETNESVTVEPPTGEYPDNHVPGVEKRVGTLTATNEFVFRRALDPPQVVACVVDGDGVVQRHAGVSLSTPGERYGYPQSIGGGGTVPMHLTLHLDRDRNQTAPVTYAVERAGECPTDVDEPTVAIVVDPDERGGTYGRPV
- a CDS encoding TRAM domain-containing protein, coding for MADCPLADECPEFTERIEGMGCTHYGDRGGKEWCKHYNQPIEDLKSQPVKPGEEVVVEVEDIHESGAGVGRTGDGFIIMVDGVLPPAKARVKVTKVRSNHARAEELERLELDEDEGEGADADEADADADEEGDASAGADGEPERQRLGSRDNFWG